A region from the Acyrthosiphon pisum isolate AL4f chromosome A1, pea_aphid_22Mar2018_4r6ur, whole genome shotgun sequence genome encodes:
- the LOC100159387 gene encoding probable cytochrome P450 6a13 isoform X1, whose product MLIFANFWIDFIILITVLFSIIYYYCTSTFNVWKKLNVPYIRPIPLFGNYLRVALGIENPMETYRKIYCELAGFKYGGMFQMRTPYLMIRDPEIINNILIKDFSYFTDRGIYVDFKTEPLSEVLFLMNNPRWKKFRSKLSPAFSSGKLKQMFNQIEKCGHDMINNIFAELKKNPNDIDMRDVVSKYSMDVIGSCAFGLTLNVASDDTSLFRKYGKTAFGPSILYFIREICVMISPAILKILRLTFFPSKTTAFFGSVFKETKTYREQNNVLRNDIVHALIQAHQSDENSSKDETLMESQILSNAFGFFAAGFDTTSTSISYCLYELALKKNIQDRVREEIKLTKSKYNGVIDNEFLNDLHYLDMVIAESLRKYPLMFALFRVATKTYRVPNDSLIIEKGQKIIIPTFSLHYDPKYFSDPEVFNPERFSPKEKAMRPNGVYLPFGDGPRHCIGKRFAEMEMKLALVEILSKFEVEPSEKTMIPVQFSKLSVVVIPRDEKILLKLNPLSE is encoded by the exons ATGTTAATCTTTGCCAACTTTTGGATAGACTTTATCATACTGATCACAGTATTATTCTCAATTATCTATTACTATTGTACTTCGACATTCAATGTATGGAAAAAACTCAATGTGCCTTACATCCGTCCAATTCCTCTGTTTGGCAACTACTTGAGAGTAGCACTGGGCATAGAGAATCCAATGGAAACGTACAGGAAAATTTATTGCGAGCTAGCTGGATTCAAGTACGGAGGTATGTTTCAGATGCGGACACCATACTTAATGATCCGCGATCCTGAAATCATCAACAACATACTGATTAAGGACTTTTCGTATTTTACCGATCGTGGTATTTACGTGGATTTTAAAACCGAACCCCTGTCAGAAGTACTGTTTCTAATGAATAACCCTCGATGGAAAAAATTTAGAAGTAAATTGAGCCCAGCGTTCTCATCGGGAAAACTTAAACAGATGTTTAATCAAATCGAAAAGTGTGGCCatgatatgataaataatatttttgctgaGCTAAAGAAAAATCCCAACGATATTGATATGCGAGATGTTGTGTCAAAATATTCAATGGATGTTATCGGTAGTTGTGCTTTTGGACTGACGTTAAATGTAGCAAGCGATGATACTTCATTATTTCGTAAGTATGGAAAAACCGCATTCGGaccatctatattatattttataagagagATATGTGTGATGATTTCACCGGCTATTCTGAAAATTTTAAGACTTACTTTTTTCCCAAGTAAAACAACTGCGTTTTTCGGATCAGTATTTAAAGAAACAAAGACGTACAgagaacaaaataatgtattgagGAATGATATTGTTCATGCTTTAATTCAAGCACACCAATCCGATGAAAATTCATCTAAAgatg aaacattaaTGGAATctcaaattttatcaaatgcTTTTGGTTTTTTTGCTGCTGGGTTCGATACTACATCAACTTCTATTTCTTATTGTTTGTATGAACttgcattgaaaaaaaacattcaagacCGAGTACGCGAAgaaataaaattgacaaaatctAAATACAACGGAGTAATTGATAATGAATTTTTGAATGATCTCCATTATTTGGATATGGTTATAgcag AATCACTCAGAAAATATCCTCTGATGTTTGCTCTGTTCAGAGTAGCTACAAAAACCTATCGTGTACCAAACGATTCATTAATAATCGAGAAGGGGCAGAAAATTATAATTCCCACTTTTTCACTACATTATGATCCTAAATATTTTAGTGATCCCGAAGTATTCAATCCTGAAAGGTTTTCCCCCAAAGAAAAGGCAATGCGACCTAATGGCGTGTATCTTCCATTTGGCGATGGACCCAGGCATTGTATTG GAAAACGTTTTGCTGAGATGGAAATGAAATTAGCTTTAGTTGAAATTTTATCCAAATTCGAAGTGGAACCGAGTGAGAAGACAATGATCCCTGTACAGTTTAGTAAATTATCCGTCGTAGTGATTCCGAGAGATgaaaaaattttgttaaaactaaATCCACTCtctgaataa
- the LOC100571731 gene encoding uncharacterized protein LOC100571731, which yields MNVYANKSVLIDNWYEDKYGTFPSKNEGNWNSTYQRDYSERVLPIRDNRVMRNIRERSLGMPINLFREHGVPNAYNKNMSSLYDLNCMAAYNPPLYRRYNSRSGLWKPERNFTANYGPGRSELLKKKQATWNIIMKEFLPSTEYQCSYTTR from the exons ATGAATGTATATGCCAACAAAAGCGTACTTATTGATAACTGGTACGAAGATAAATATGGCACATTCCCGTCAAAAAATGAAGGTAATTGGAATTCAACTTATCAAAGAGATTACAGCGAACGTGTTTTGCCTATCCGAGATAACAGGGTTATGCGGAATATAAGGGAAAGATCATTG ggAATGCCAATTAATTTATTCCGTGAACATGGTGTCCCCAATGCCTACAATAAAAACATGAGTTCCTTGTACGATTTAAATTGCATGGCTGCTTACAATCCACCATTGTACAGACGTTACAATTCAAGATCTGGACTCTGGAAACCTGAACGAAATTTCACAGCCAATTATGGACCAGGACGAAGtgaattgttgaaaaaaaagcaAGCAACTTGGAACATTATTATGAAGGAATTCCTACCTAGTACAGAGTATCAGTGTAGTTATACAACaagatag
- the LOC100574059 gene encoding uncharacterized protein LOC100574059, producing the protein TRFKIFFLRYRPGVPFTLGYVPLTDCPSTSTVSNNSLNTEHKRNNDDGYHPVTPYPSLYAHCQFTKQSTQYKGKESSSDSECLVNVVDVYLGPDGILWILDIGIVNTLPSPDSATKPTKYNDPKVLGIDVTTGIVSITYSNRCIMYCKNNKFKNITVHKIMLGTLLKPIPNDEDKLKLIARSLCSIVVEYDDNSDKDTVAGKSRTQKRTRTGDNGMTKKVMRDKRSTQDKWEDGSNGIHDDCRNECDVCDSSDNSKIRSNNNGNGSGRCNRKCSRSSEDDPPIVRNRRHSNDTSSANKPKPVAVYVGDACIHDRFKGLIVVWLVDECRGIRVILPASVSATEDDDSCDGDLDPSRNTLHMALLDDFGGRQRQRHLYFTYGRNPDAFRIPVTAFRDHGTTRKSVDLKLTSCPSTGSNQCVMNVGRKPISGGGSVGRPLVPVDSAYGMQWYFRDPAAIRRSDLYVWDARRRFHSEYFDMIVRSHVTRVASVQHSGRSCVTSVRGLPPGTRYRRDTGYGKEMGRGKDTEHGKETSRGKEKGHGKNKGHGKGTGRGKDTGCGTDYGCNDDDDDPCESCNSASDALIKNGTDGGLRRPSGGRLSPGCMEITSVDYASTKPTSAAKDGYVLWALHSNIQDWVHGQTGRFGMTALLCPIVCNTAGD; encoded by the exons acacgatttaaaatattttttttgcggTACAGGCCAGGTGTACCGTTTACTCTAGGTTATGTGCCATTAACTGATTGTCCGTCAACTTCCACGGTTTCAAACAACAGTTTGAATACCGAACACAAACGCAATAACGATGATGGTTATCATCCGGTAACGCCATATCCATCACTCTATGCGCATTGTCAATTTACCAAGCAATCAACACAGTATAAAGGCAAAGAAAGTTCGTCTGATAGTGAATGTCTTGTGAACGTTGTAGATGTGTACTTGGGTCCAGATGGCATACTGTGGATTCTTGATATTGGCATTGTCAATACGTTACCGTCACCTGATAGTGCTACCaaaccaacaaaatataatgaccCAAAGGTTTTGGGTATTGATGTAACCACTGGTATTGTAAGTATAACATACAGTAATAGGTGCattatgtattgtaaaaataataaattcaaaaatatt acaGTTCACAAGATAATGCTCGGAACGCTATTGAAACCCATACCCAACGatgaagataaattaaaattaatagctCGATCGCTGTGTTCCATCGTTGTAGAATACGACGACAACAGTGACAAAGACACCGTGGCGGGCAAGTCTAGAACACAGAAAAGGACGAGAACAGGCGACAATGGTATGACGAAGAAAGTTATGAGAGACAAACGGTCAACGCAGGATAAATGGGAGGACGGTAGCAACGGAATCCATGACGATTGTAGAAACGAATGCGACGTCTGTGATAGTAGTGATAACAGTAAAATACGCAGTAATAATAATGGCAACGGTAGTGGTAGATGTAATAGAAAGTGCAGCAGATCTAGTGAAGATGATCCTCCAATCGTCCGCAATCGTCGACATTCAAATGACACGTCAAGTGCAAACAAACCAAAACCTGTGGCGGTGTACGTGGGCGACGCATGCATCCACGACCGGTTCAAAGGTCTGATCGTGGTGTGGCTGGTGGACGAATGCCGTGGGATCCGCGTAATCCTTCCGGCGTCCGTTTCGGCTACAGAGGACGATGACAGCTGTGACGGCGATCTGGACCCGAGTCGGAACACTCTGCACATGGCGCTATTGGACGACTTCGGTGGTCGGCAAAGGCAGCGACACTTATACTTCACGTACGGCCGAAACCCGGACGCGTTCCGGATCCCGGTGACTGCATTTCGGGACCACGGCACGACTAGAAAATCCGTCGATTTGAAGTTGACCAGTTGCCCGTCGACCGGCAGCAACCAGTGCGTGATGAACGTGGGCCGGAAACCGATCAGTGGCGGCGGCAGCGTCGGTAGGCCCTTGGTTCCAGTCGATTCGGCTTACGGTATGCAGTGGTACTTCCGAGATCCCGCGGCCATTCGCCGGTCAGACTTGTACGTCTGGGACGCCCGCCGAAGGTTTCACTCAGAATACTTCGACATGATCGTGCGTAGCCATGTGACGAGGGTGGCGAGTGTCCAGCACAGTGGTCGTTCGTGCGTCACCAGTGTCCGCGGGTTGCCACCGGGCACGAGATATAGAAGAGACACCGGATATGGGAAGGAAATGGGGCGCGGAAAGGACACGGAACATGGAAAGGAAACGAGCCGTGGGAAGGAAAAAGGACATGGGAAGAACAAGGGACACGGGAAAGGCACGGGACGCGGGAAGGACACGGGATGTGGGACAGATTATGGctgcaacgacgacgacgatgatccATGTGAAAGTTGTAACAGTGCCAGTGATGCATTGATCAAAAACGGGACAGACGGTGGTCTTAGACGTCCCAGTGGTGGTCGACTGTCCCCGGGCTGCATGGAAATAACGTCCGTTGATTACGCGAGCACCAAACCGACAAGTGCAGCCAAGGATGGTTATGTCCTGTGGGCATTACACTCCAATATTCAGGATTGGGTGCATGGCCAGACTGGACGTTTTGGTATGACCGCGTTGCTGTGTCCGATCGTGTGCAATACCGCGggcgattaa
- the LOC100159387 gene encoding probable cytochrome P450 6a18 isoform X2 — MLIFANFWIDFIILITVLFSIIYYYCTSTFNVWKKLNVPYIRPIPLFGNYLRVALGIENPMETYRKIYCELAGFKYGGMFQMRTPYLMIRDPEIINNILIKDFSYFTDRGIYVDFKTEPLSEVLFLMNNPRWKKFRSKLSPAFSSGKLKQMFNQIEKCGHDMINNIFAELKKNPNDIDMRDVVSKYSMDVIGSCAFGLTLNVASDDTSLFRKYGKTAFGPSILYFIREICVMISPAILKILRLTFFPSKTTAFFGSVFKETKTYREQNNVLRNDIVHALIQAHQSDENSSKDESLRKYPLMFALFRVATKTYRVPNDSLIIEKGQKIIIPTFSLHYDPKYFSDPEVFNPERFSPKEKAMRPNGVYLPFGDGPRHCIGKRFAEMEMKLALVEILSKFEVEPSEKTMIPVQFSKLSVVVIPRDEKILLKLNPLSE; from the exons ATGTTAATCTTTGCCAACTTTTGGATAGACTTTATCATACTGATCACAGTATTATTCTCAATTATCTATTACTATTGTACTTCGACATTCAATGTATGGAAAAAACTCAATGTGCCTTACATCCGTCCAATTCCTCTGTTTGGCAACTACTTGAGAGTAGCACTGGGCATAGAGAATCCAATGGAAACGTACAGGAAAATTTATTGCGAGCTAGCTGGATTCAAGTACGGAGGTATGTTTCAGATGCGGACACCATACTTAATGATCCGCGATCCTGAAATCATCAACAACATACTGATTAAGGACTTTTCGTATTTTACCGATCGTGGTATTTACGTGGATTTTAAAACCGAACCCCTGTCAGAAGTACTGTTTCTAATGAATAACCCTCGATGGAAAAAATTTAGAAGTAAATTGAGCCCAGCGTTCTCATCGGGAAAACTTAAACAGATGTTTAATCAAATCGAAAAGTGTGGCCatgatatgataaataatatttttgctgaGCTAAAGAAAAATCCCAACGATATTGATATGCGAGATGTTGTGTCAAAATATTCAATGGATGTTATCGGTAGTTGTGCTTTTGGACTGACGTTAAATGTAGCAAGCGATGATACTTCATTATTTCGTAAGTATGGAAAAACCGCATTCGGaccatctatattatattttataagagagATATGTGTGATGATTTCACCGGCTATTCTGAAAATTTTAAGACTTACTTTTTTCCCAAGTAAAACAACTGCGTTTTTCGGATCAGTATTTAAAGAAACAAAGACGTACAgagaacaaaataatgtattgagGAATGATATTGTTCATGCTTTAATTCAAGCACACCAATCCGATGAAAATTCATCTAAAgatg AATCACTCAGAAAATATCCTCTGATGTTTGCTCTGTTCAGAGTAGCTACAAAAACCTATCGTGTACCAAACGATTCATTAATAATCGAGAAGGGGCAGAAAATTATAATTCCCACTTTTTCACTACATTATGATCCTAAATATTTTAGTGATCCCGAAGTATTCAATCCTGAAAGGTTTTCCCCCAAAGAAAAGGCAATGCGACCTAATGGCGTGTATCTTCCATTTGGCGATGGACCCAGGCATTGTATTG GAAAACGTTTTGCTGAGATGGAAATGAAATTAGCTTTAGTTGAAATTTTATCCAAATTCGAAGTGGAACCGAGTGAGAAGACAATGATCCCTGTACAGTTTAGTAAATTATCCGTCGTAGTGATTCCGAGAGATgaaaaaattttgttaaaactaaATCCACTCtctgaataa